The following proteins are co-located in the Dromiciops gliroides isolate mDroGli1 chromosome 2, mDroGli1.pri, whole genome shotgun sequence genome:
- the LOC122739698 gene encoding 60S ribosomal protein L38-like — protein MPRKIEEIKDFLLTARQKDAKSIKIKKNKDNVKCKLRCSRYLYTLVITDKEKAEKLKQSLPPGLAVKELK, from the coding sequence ATGCCCcgaaaaattgaggaaataaaGGACTTCTTGCTCACAGCCAGGCAAAAGGATGCCAAATCTATCAAGATCAAGAAAAACAAGGACAATGTGAAGTGTAAGCTTCGCTGCAGCAGATACCTGTACACCTTGGTCATCACagacaaagagaaggcagagaaacttAAACAGTCCTTGCCTCCTGGTTTGGCTGTGAAGGAGCTGAAGTGA